In the genome of Mucilaginibacter defluvii, one region contains:
- a CDS encoding response regulator transcription factor: MRNLLDIKLFSQNFDTANAAQQLENARSIARLYTGLENGISVLSDMNARKSYLYYGSLTEQIGLERKAESIDTIWEDDLLNRVHPDDLQKKYRLEFSFFKLLQAVPVAERTDYGLITRLRIRDNDEQYITVQHRLIYIGSSANGSIWLALCLYNRVYDHPGFDAPAGVIVNNRTGKVVEDDGLKFNGLLSEREKEVLQLIKLGRRSKEIAEQLSLSINTVNRHRQNIFEKLNVSNAMEACRMAGYLGC; encoded by the coding sequence ATGCGCAACCTGCTCGATATAAAATTATTTTCGCAAAACTTTGATACGGCAAATGCGGCGCAGCAACTGGAAAACGCCCGCAGCATAGCCCGGTTATATACCGGGCTTGAAAACGGCATTAGTGTATTAAGCGATATGAACGCGCGGAAAAGTTACCTTTACTATGGTTCACTAACCGAGCAGATCGGGCTTGAGCGCAAAGCGGAAAGTATTGATACAATATGGGAAGATGACCTGCTTAACCGCGTACACCCGGATGACCTGCAGAAAAAATACCGCCTTGAATTCAGCTTTTTTAAATTGCTGCAAGCAGTGCCCGTGGCCGAGCGCACCGATTACGGGCTGATCACCCGGCTGCGCATACGCGATAATGACGAGCAATACATTACTGTACAACACCGGCTGATCTATATCGGCAGCTCGGCAAACGGCAGTATATGGCTGGCGCTTTGTTTATATAACCGCGTTTACGATCATCCCGGTTTTGACGCTCCGGCTGGCGTAATTGTAAACAACCGTACCGGCAAAGTAGTTGAAGACGACGGGCTGAAATTCAATGGACTGCTATCCGAGCGCGAAAAGGAAGTTCTGCAGCTTATTAAACTTGGACGGCGCAGCAAAGAAATTGCCGAACAATTATCGCTTAGCATCAATACCGTAAACCGCCACCGGCAAAATATTTTTGAAAAGCTAAACGTAAGCAACGCCATGGAAGCCTGCCGTATGGCGGGTTACCTGGGTTGTTGA